A window of the Butyricimonas faecalis genome harbors these coding sequences:
- a CDS encoding translation initiation factor, with amino-acid sequence MGNKNDKKERINVVYSTNPNYQYEYNQEEEQETLAPEKQNLRVTLDSKQRKGKTVTLVQGFVGTEEDLKELAKLLKNKCGVGGSVKDGEIIIQGEVKEKVLTILRDNKYRAK; translated from the coding sequence ATGGGCAATAAAAACGATAAAAAGGAACGGATCAACGTGGTTTACTCCACGAACCCCAATTACCAGTACGAATACAATCAAGAGGAGGAACAGGAAACCCTGGCCCCGGAAAAACAGAACCTGCGGGTAACCCTCGATTCCAAACAGCGCAAAGGCAAAACCGTCACCCTCGTACAAGGTTTCGTGGGCACGGAAGAAGATCTGAAAGAACTGGCTAAATTACTGAAAAACAAATGCGGCGTGGGTGGTTCCGTGAAGGATGGAGAAATTATCATCCAAGGGGAAGTAAAAGAAAAAGTGTTGACCATTCTCCGGGACAATAAATACCGGGCAAAATAA
- the glgP gene encoding alpha-glucan family phosphorylase: MSNLELKDPAYLFEVSWEICNKVGGIHTVISTKVLSLAGEFKNNHILIGPDVWRYNEPNPEFTEDAHLFKSWRVKAAQEGLRIKVGRWNVAGNPVAILVDFTSFIPQKNQILTSFWEKFQVDSLTGQWDYIEPVLFGYAAGKVIESFVRYHISPRQRIIAQFHEWMTGSGMLYLKNALPQVGCVFTTHATVLGRSIAGNGLPLYDPMKEYNPRETAHRFGVDSKQSLESKAAEWADCFTTVSDITAKECEHFLGKQVDLVTPNGFENSFTPSEENYPVKRQQGREKLLKVAQALLGRTVAEDALIVGISGRYEFKNKGLDVFIEALGRLNRDADNKRDILAFILVPAGHKGVNGELLNNLERPYQAIEITHPYVTHELSDPQNDPVLCKIGEQRLSNRPEDRVKVFFSPSYLNGNDGVFNMPYYDLLVGMDLTVFPSYYEPWGYTPLESLAFKVPTITTTLAGFGLWVESYYKKAHPGIEVIARDDRNNEEVVEKIADKIKAIAALNPQEYQAVAQNAKEVSKIALWENLISYYKKAYQIALDKVNERVDEIPVIEEEQWSFIEKKTATNVPNWISVIIHRSIPAKLSALEKLANNLWWCWNEEAVDLFKSIDPSQWMQTRHNPIALLDKISLNRYKELENDEEFVARLAAVYAKFSEYMEEKKQMNSPSIAYFSMEYGLHASLKIYSGGLGVLAGDYLKEASDKKTKITGIGLLYRYGYFTQKFSAAGNQEAEYEAQDFTKIPVSPARDAEGNWLTISLSFPGREVYARIWQVNVGRVELYLLDTDFEDNQEGDRSITHYLYGGDWENRLKQEILLGIGGIRALRKLNIQADVYHCNEGHAAFTGLERLREYVADDQLSFAEAMEVVRASSLFTTHTPVPAGHDSFTENLLKNYFWFEADRLKITWEQLLGLGRVNANDPNEKFSMSFLAANLSQEINGVSWLHGKVSRDIFKNLWPGYMPEELHISYVTNGVHYPTWTAPEWKKIQLSVFGEKFKTHHYDKTCFEGIYQVPDQVIREVRMILRSRLIRHIKHRLANEKSTAYFTPRQIVEIQDTLRDDILTIGFARRFATYKRAHLLFSNLDRLNEIVNNPERPVQFIFAGKAHPADQAGQDLIKRIVEISKYPQFLGKILFLPNYDMDLARHMVQGVDVWMNTPTRPQEASGTSGEKAAMNGVMHFSVLDGWWVEGYQKDAGWALPMERTYENQEFQNELDAELIYNIIESEIAPAFYERDANGLSGKWAGYIKNTIAKVASNFTTNRMLTDYEDKFYIPMSRRFHRLSDNHYALAAQIAEWKRKVSREWDSVQVDGLILPDKSKQIISLGRSYQGKVILDLGELSIDDIGVELVAMMKKDEKIEVCFTQEFLPVSFENGKAMYSIEVTPDDPGIFMLGLRIFPKNTLLPHRQDFALVKWV, from the coding sequence ATGAGCAATTTGGAATTGAAAGATCCTGCCTATTTGTTCGAGGTAAGTTGGGAAATATGTAACAAGGTTGGAGGAATTCACACGGTAATTTCGACAAAAGTGTTGAGTTTAGCCGGAGAATTCAAAAACAATCATATATTAATCGGTCCGGACGTGTGGCGGTACAATGAGCCGAACCCGGAATTCACGGAAGATGCCCATTTGTTTAAATCATGGCGGGTGAAAGCGGCGCAGGAGGGTTTGCGAATAAAGGTCGGGCGATGGAACGTGGCTGGTAACCCCGTGGCTATATTGGTCGATTTCACCTCTTTTATACCCCAGAAGAATCAGATATTGACCTCTTTTTGGGAGAAATTTCAAGTGGATTCGTTGACCGGACAATGGGATTACATCGAACCCGTGTTATTCGGTTATGCGGCAGGAAAAGTGATCGAGAGCTTTGTTCGTTACCATATATCTCCTCGTCAGCGTATTATAGCCCAATTCCACGAGTGGATGACGGGAAGTGGTATGTTGTACTTGAAAAATGCCCTTCCGCAAGTGGGATGCGTGTTCACCACTCATGCCACCGTGTTAGGACGTAGTATTGCCGGGAACGGCCTGCCCCTTTATGACCCGATGAAAGAGTATAACCCGCGGGAAACGGCCCATCGTTTCGGGGTGGATTCCAAACAATCCCTGGAAAGTAAGGCGGCAGAGTGGGCGGATTGCTTCACGACGGTCAGTGACATTACAGCGAAAGAGTGTGAGCACTTTTTGGGTAAGCAAGTGGATCTCGTAACACCGAATGGATTCGAGAACAGTTTCACGCCCAGCGAGGAAAATTATCCCGTGAAACGTCAACAAGGACGGGAAAAATTGTTGAAAGTGGCTCAGGCCCTTTTGGGACGGACGGTTGCTGAAGATGCCTTGATCGTGGGAATCAGTGGACGTTACGAATTTAAAAACAAAGGACTGGACGTATTTATCGAGGCGTTGGGACGTCTGAACCGCGACGCGGATAACAAACGGGATATCTTGGCATTTATTTTGGTTCCGGCCGGTCACAAGGGCGTCAATGGAGAATTGCTGAATAACCTGGAACGTCCCTACCAGGCAATCGAAATCACGCATCCTTACGTGACGCATGAATTGTCTGACCCGCAAAACGATCCGGTGTTGTGCAAAATCGGGGAACAACGCTTGTCGAATCGACCGGAGGATCGGGTGAAAGTCTTTTTCTCACCGAGTTATTTGAATGGAAATGACGGCGTGTTTAATATGCCTTATTACGATTTGCTCGTGGGGATGGATTTAACGGTTTTCCCTTCTTACTACGAACCTTGGGGCTACACACCTCTGGAGAGTTTGGCGTTTAAAGTGCCAACAATCACGACTACCTTGGCTGGTTTCGGTTTATGGGTAGAATCCTATTATAAAAAAGCACATCCGGGCATTGAAGTCATTGCACGGGATGACCGGAATAATGAAGAGGTGGTCGAGAAAATCGCCGATAAAATCAAGGCGATTGCTGCCCTGAACCCCCAAGAGTATCAGGCCGTGGCCCAAAATGCCAAAGAGGTATCGAAAATTGCACTTTGGGAAAACTTGATCTCGTACTACAAAAAGGCTTACCAAATTGCACTCGATAAAGTGAACGAACGGGTGGATGAAATTCCGGTTATAGAAGAAGAACAATGGTCGTTTATCGAGAAGAAGACGGCAACGAATGTTCCGAACTGGATCAGCGTGATCATCCATCGCTCCATTCCTGCCAAATTAAGTGCCTTGGAAAAATTGGCGAATAACTTGTGGTGGTGTTGGAACGAGGAGGCCGTTGATCTGTTCAAAAGCATCGATCCTTCACAATGGATGCAGACCCGCCATAACCCGATAGCTCTTTTAGACAAAATCTCTTTAAATCGATACAAGGAGCTGGAAAATGACGAGGAATTTGTGGCTCGTCTGGCCGCCGTGTACGCTAAATTCTCCGAGTACATGGAAGAAAAGAAACAGATGAATAGCCCTTCCATTGCCTATTTCAGCATGGAGTACGGATTACACGCTTCACTGAAAATATATTCGGGAGGTCTTGGCGTGTTGGCCGGCGATTATCTGAAAGAGGCAAGTGATAAAAAAACAAAAATCACGGGTATCGGATTACTGTATCGTTACGGTTATTTCACGCAGAAATTCTCCGCCGCGGGAAATCAAGAGGCGGAATACGAGGCACAGGATTTCACGAAAATACCGGTATCTCCGGCACGGGATGCGGAAGGAAATTGGTTGACAATCAGTCTTTCATTCCCCGGACGTGAAGTGTATGCTCGAATCTGGCAGGTAAACGTCGGACGGGTCGAGTTGTACTTGTTGGATACGGATTTCGAGGATAATCAGGAAGGCGATCGGAGCATCACGCACTACCTCTATGGAGGCGATTGGGAAAATCGCTTGAAGCAGGAAATCTTGTTAGGCATTGGAGGTATCCGGGCCTTGCGGAAATTGAACATTCAAGCAGACGTGTACCATTGTAACGAGGGACACGCGGCATTTACCGGGTTGGAAAGATTACGGGAATACGTGGCGGACGACCAACTTTCATTTGCCGAGGCCATGGAAGTCGTTCGGGCGTCTTCGCTTTTCACGACACACACGCCGGTTCCGGCAGGACACGATTCATTTACCGAAAACTTGTTGAAAAACTATTTCTGGTTTGAAGCCGATCGCTTGAAGATCACGTGGGAACAATTGTTAGGGCTGGGACGAGTAAACGCGAATGACCCGAACGAGAAATTCTCCATGAGTTTCTTGGCCGCCAACTTGTCGCAGGAAATAAACGGGGTGAGCTGGTTACACGGAAAGGTGAGTCGGGACATATTCAAGAATTTATGGCCGGGATACATGCCGGAAGAGTTGCATATCAGTTATGTAACCAATGGCGTGCATTACCCGACGTGGACGGCCCCGGAATGGAAGAAAATACAGTTGAGCGTGTTTGGAGAGAAATTCAAAACGCATCATTACGATAAAACCTGTTTTGAAGGAATTTACCAGGTACCGGATCAAGTGATCAGAGAGGTGCGAATGATTCTGCGTAGTCGGCTGATCCGTCATATAAAGCATCGTTTGGCCAACGAGAAGAGCACGGCTTACTTCACGCCGCGGCAAATCGTGGAGATTCAAGACACCTTGCGGGATGATATCCTGACCATCGGTTTTGCCCGTCGTTTCGCCACGTACAAGCGAGCTCATTTGCTGTTCAGTAATCTGGATCGGTTGAACGAGATCGTGAATAACCCGGAGCGTCCCGTTCAGTTTATATTCGCGGGAAAAGCTCACCCGGCGGATCAGGCCGGTCAGGATTTGATCAAGCGGATCGTGGAGATTTCCAAATACCCGCAGTTCTTGGGTAAGATATTGTTCCTCCCGAATTATGACATGGACTTGGCCCGTCACATGGTGCAAGGCGTGGACGTGTGGATGAACACCCCGACTCGCCCGCAGGAGGCTTCCGGTACGAGCGGGGAGAAGGCCGCCATGAATGGTGTCATGCACTTCAGCGTGCTGGACGGCTGGTGGGTTGAAGGCTACCAAAAGGATGCCGGTTGGGCCTTACCGATGGAAAGGACTTACGAGAATCAGGAATTCCAAAATGAATTGGATGCCGAGTTGATTTATAATATCATCGAATCGGAAATTGCCCCGGCATTTTATGAACGGGATGCGAATGGTTTATCCGGTAAATGGGCTGGATACATCAAGAACACGATTGCTAAAGTGGCATCAAACTTCACGACTAACCGGATGCTGACGGACTACGAGGACAAGTTCTATATACCGATGTCTCGCCGTTTTCACCGTTTGAGTGACAATCATTATGCTTTAGCCGCGCAGATTGCGGAGTGGAAACGAAAGGTCAGCCGGGAATGGGATTCCGTGCAGGTGGATGGTTTGATTCTTCCCGATAAATCGAAACAGATCATCTCTTTAGGTAGATCTTACCAAGGAAAAGTGATACTTGATTTGGGTGAGTTATCGATTGATGACATCGGGGTAGAACTGGTTGCCATGATGAAAAAGGACGAGAAAATCGAGGTTTGTTTCACGCAGGAGTTCTTACCCGTCTCCTTCGAGAACGGAAAAGCCATGTATTCCATTGAAGTGACACCCGATGATCCCGGAATCTTCATGCTGGGTTTGAGAATCTTCCCGAAAAATACATTACTTCCTCACAGGCAGGATTTTGCTTTGGTGAAATGGGTGTAG
- a CDS encoding bifunctional dihydroorotate dehydrogenase B NAD binding subunit/NADPH-dependent glutamate synthase: MNKILSKAYFSEKVVKLEVEAPLIAKSRKPGNFVIVRVGEKGERMPLTIADANLERGSITLVVQVMGVSSRKLCALEVGDYITDLVGPLGKPTHIEKVGTVLACGGGVGVAPLLPIVRAFKEAGNRVVSVIAGRNKDLVILEDEIRASSDEVIIMTDDGSYGKKGLITEGMEDVIKREKVDLAVTIGPAIMMKFCEKLTRKYDIPTVASLNALMVDGTGMCGACRVTVGGKTRFTCVDGPEFDAHLIDFDEILSRLGGFKDAEVAKLHEVEEKQEEAEHAHGVSDRNAPWRQELRQRVAGKDRTSIERVRMPEATPEERIKSQRIEVNQGLTADMAMREATRCMDCVTPTCMGGCPVGIDIPGFVKNIERGEFLQAAAVLKRTSALPAVCGRVCPQEKQCESKCFYLQKLKKPSVAIGYLERFASDFERESGHIAVPEVAHANGIKVAVIGSGPSGLSCAGDLAKLGYDVTVFEALHEIGGVLKYGIPEFRLPNSVVDVEIENLKKIGVKFVTNFIVGMTDSVEDLKAEGFQAFYVASGAGLPRFMNIPGENYNGILSSNEYLTRVNLMGADSEDSDTPVYRGKNVVVVGGGNTAMDSVRTAKRLGAERAMIVYRRSEEEMPARLEEVKHAKEEGCEFITLTNPVEYIADERGRVKQVRVQKMALGEPDASGRRSPVPVEGSEYTIDADVVVVAVGVSPNPIVPNSVKGLEISRKGTIVVNDETMQSNLSEFFAGGDIVRGGATVILAMGDGRRAAKHIDEMFKAK; encoded by the coding sequence ATGAATAAAATTTTAAGTAAGGCTTATTTTTCAGAAAAAGTTGTAAAGCTGGAAGTTGAGGCTCCATTGATAGCAAAGTCCCGTAAACCGGGTAATTTCGTGATTGTACGCGTGGGAGAGAAGGGCGAGCGGATGCCGTTGACCATTGCTGACGCTAATTTGGAAAGAGGAAGTATTACATTAGTGGTACAAGTGATGGGAGTATCTTCCCGTAAATTGTGCGCTTTGGAAGTGGGGGATTATATCACGGATTTGGTAGGACCCCTCGGTAAACCGACTCATATCGAGAAGGTGGGGACCGTGTTGGCTTGCGGTGGTGGTGTTGGCGTGGCTCCTTTACTGCCCATCGTGCGAGCTTTCAAGGAAGCCGGAAACAGGGTGGTTTCAGTGATTGCCGGACGTAATAAGGATTTAGTGATTCTGGAGGACGAAATACGGGCTTCTTCGGACGAAGTGATTATCATGACGGATGACGGAAGCTATGGAAAAAAAGGTTTGATCACGGAGGGGATGGAAGACGTGATCAAGCGTGAAAAAGTGGATTTGGCCGTGACCATCGGGCCGGCAATCATGATGAAGTTTTGCGAGAAACTGACTCGTAAATACGATATCCCGACGGTGGCCAGTTTGAACGCGTTGATGGTGGATGGAACCGGAATGTGTGGTGCTTGCCGGGTGACCGTGGGAGGAAAGACCCGCTTTACTTGCGTTGACGGACCGGAGTTTGATGCACACTTGATTGATTTTGACGAGATATTGTCCCGGTTAGGCGGATTCAAGGATGCCGAGGTGGCTAAGTTGCATGAGGTGGAGGAGAAGCAGGAGGAAGCTGAACACGCTCATGGCGTGAGCGACCGGAACGCTCCCTGGCGTCAGGAATTGCGTCAGCGGGTGGCAGGTAAAGATCGTACTTCGATAGAACGCGTTCGTATGCCTGAAGCAACCCCAGAGGAACGTATCAAGAGCCAGCGCATCGAGGTAAATCAAGGTTTGACGGCCGATATGGCTATGCGGGAGGCTACCCGTTGTATGGATTGCGTGACCCCGACTTGCATGGGAGGTTGTCCCGTGGGTATTGATATTCCCGGATTCGTGAAAAACATTGAGCGAGGAGAATTTTTGCAGGCCGCGGCCGTGCTGAAACGCACGAGTGCTTTACCGGCAGTTTGCGGTCGGGTTTGTCCTCAAGAAAAACAATGTGAATCCAAGTGTTTTTATTTACAAAAATTGAAGAAGCCATCGGTTGCCATCGGTTATCTGGAGCGTTTTGCATCGGATTTCGAGAGAGAATCCGGGCATATTGCCGTGCCGGAAGTCGCTCATGCCAATGGAATTAAAGTGGCCGTTATCGGTTCCGGACCTTCCGGGTTGTCGTGTGCGGGCGATTTGGCAAAATTGGGTTACGATGTAACCGTGTTCGAGGCGTTGCACGAGATCGGCGGTGTATTGAAATACGGTATTCCCGAATTCCGTTTGCCGAATAGCGTGGTAGACGTGGAGATCGAGAACCTGAAGAAGATCGGCGTGAAGTTCGTTACCAATTTTATCGTGGGTATGACGGATTCCGTGGAGGATTTGAAAGCGGAAGGTTTCCAGGCTTTCTACGTGGCTTCGGGTGCCGGACTTCCCCGGTTTATGAATATTCCCGGAGAAAACTATAACGGTATTCTTTCTTCCAACGAGTACCTGACCCGGGTAAATCTGATGGGTGCCGATAGCGAGGATTCCGATACCCCGGTGTACCGCGGCAAGAACGTGGTTGTCGTGGGAGGTGGTAATACTGCGATGGATTCCGTGCGTACGGCAAAACGGTTGGGCGCGGAGCGTGCCATGATCGTTTACCGTCGGAGCGAGGAGGAAATGCCTGCCCGTCTGGAAGAGGTAAAGCATGCCAAGGAAGAGGGATGTGAGTTTATCACGTTGACGAATCCGGTGGAATATATTGCCGATGAACGGGGACGCGTGAAACAGGTACGGGTGCAGAAGATGGCTTTGGGTGAACCGGATGCCAGCGGACGCCGCAGTCCCGTGCCGGTGGAAGGTTCCGAGTACACGATTGATGCCGACGTGGTGGTTGTGGCCGTCGGAGTTTCTCCTAACCCGATTGTTCCGAATTCCGTGAAAGGACTGGAAATTTCACGCAAGGGTACAATCGTGGTAAACGATGAAACGATGCAGTCAAACTTGTCAGAGTTCTTTGCCGGGGGAGATATCGTGAGAGGTGGAGCAACGGTGATTTTGGCTATGGGTGACGGTCGTCGGGCTGCCAAACATATTGACGAGATGTTTAAAGCAAAATAG
- a CDS encoding FprA family A-type flavoprotein, which translates to MNLAREIKKDIYWIGVNDRRTHIFENYWPLPKGVAYNSYIIVDEKVVVIDTIERSKMDDYVENIEQLLNGRKVDYLVINHMEPDHTGAIKALLCHYPDVKIIGNAKTFPMLKNFYGVCENLMEIKEGDSLDLGKHKLNFYMAPMLHWPETMVTFESTEGILFSGDIFGAFGTLDGGIFDDEVDLDYLEEEISRYYSNIVGKYGQPAQTALKKLGGLPIQMICATHGPIRRSHIADIVAKYDKWSKYDTDKGVVIVFSSMYGNTEKMADIIARFLAEKGIKKIRIHDASKTHPSYIINDIFRYKGVILGSCAYNGNAFPTMETLLFELEHMGVKNHVVAFFGGKAWAGGAMPRFNQFAEKIKWEVVAPACEAYGCPKDEDFETCRNIAYAMADKLDEIC; encoded by the coding sequence ATTACTGGCCTCTTCCCAAAGGTGTTGCTTATAACTCTTATATCATCGTGGACGAAAAAGTAGTAGTCATCGACACGATCGAAAGAAGCAAAATGGATGACTACGTGGAAAACATCGAACAGCTACTGAACGGAAGGAAAGTCGATTATCTCGTGATTAATCACATGGAACCGGATCACACCGGAGCCATCAAAGCTTTATTGTGCCACTACCCGGATGTAAAAATCATCGGTAACGCCAAAACCTTCCCCATGCTGAAAAACTTCTACGGGGTTTGCGAAAACTTGATGGAAATAAAAGAAGGCGATTCTCTCGACCTTGGAAAACATAAATTGAATTTCTACATGGCCCCCATGCTTCACTGGCCGGAAACGATGGTTACTTTCGAATCAACCGAAGGCATCCTATTCAGCGGTGACATTTTCGGAGCATTCGGAACGCTTGATGGAGGCATCTTTGACGACGAGGTAGACCTGGATTACCTGGAAGAGGAAATCAGCCGTTATTACTCCAATATTGTTGGAAAATACGGCCAACCGGCTCAAACCGCACTGAAAAAACTCGGTGGCCTTCCGATCCAGATGATATGTGCAACCCACGGACCGATCCGTCGTTCTCACATTGCCGACATCGTGGCCAAATACGACAAATGGAGCAAGTACGACACGGACAAAGGAGTCGTGATCGTGTTCAGTTCCATGTACGGGAACACGGAGAAAATGGCAGACATCATCGCCCGTTTCTTAGCTGAGAAAGGCATCAAGAAAATCCGTATCCACGATGCCTCCAAAACTCACCCGTCATACATCATCAACGATATCTTCCGTTACAAGGGAGTTATTCTCGGAAGTTGTGCTTACAACGGCAACGCCTTCCCGACCATGGAAACCCTGCTATTCGAACTGGAACACATGGGCGTGAAAAACCACGTGGTTGCCTTCTTCGGTGGCAAAGCATGGGCTGGCGGTGCAATGCCCCGTTTCAACCAATTCGCGGAAAAAATCAAATGGGAAGTTGTTGCTCCTGCTTGCGAAGCTTACGGTTGCCCGAAAGACGAAGATTTCGAAACGTGTCGTAACATCGCTTACGCCATGGCAGATAAACTGGATGAAATCTGTTGA
- a CDS encoding glycoside hydrolase family 57 protein has protein sequence MKKTLCFYFQIHQPVRLRRYRFFDIGKRHDYFDEYVNRSTIRRIAERCYLPMNHLIMDLIKRYGTNFKVSFSISGSALEQFALHAPEVIESFQELAKTGCVEFLAETYAHSLASLSDTDEFERQVRRHAAKMEELFGQKPVTLRNSSLIYSDQIGERVAAMGFESMLTDGAKHVLGWKSPNFVYTNVMNPRLKLLLKNSRLSDDLTLRFSDHSWHEWPLTADKYARWLKDSTRDSEIVNLFMNYETFGENQLAETGIFEFMRSLPEYIFSTTDFEFLTPGEAVKKHQPVAPLHVPYPISWADEEKDITGWLGNELQNEAFEELFKIQPKVEALNDPELNEDYSRLQASDHFYYMRTKLFSDNDYHRYVSPYETPYEAFINYMNVLSDFIARVEDMEKMRNIASDNITEEEKSPEKKKRAPRAKNEGSAAKTTKR, from the coding sequence ATGAAAAAGACATTGTGTTTTTATTTCCAGATACATCAACCCGTAAGATTAAGAAGGTATCGTTTTTTTGATATAGGTAAACGTCATGATTACTTTGACGAATACGTGAATCGTTCCACCATACGGCGAATCGCTGAAAGATGTTATCTGCCGATGAATCATTTGATCATGGATTTGATCAAGCGCTATGGAACGAATTTTAAAGTGAGTTTTTCCATATCCGGCTCGGCATTGGAACAATTCGCTCTTCATGCCCCGGAAGTGATTGAAAGTTTTCAAGAATTGGCAAAGACCGGTTGCGTGGAATTTTTGGCGGAAACCTATGCCCATTCTTTGGCATCTTTGTCGGATACCGATGAATTCGAGAGGCAAGTACGACGACATGCCGCTAAAATGGAAGAGTTGTTCGGGCAAAAACCCGTGACGTTGCGAAATAGTTCGTTGATATATTCCGATCAGATCGGGGAACGTGTGGCTGCCATGGGCTTTGAGTCCATGCTGACCGATGGGGCAAAGCATGTGTTGGGGTGGAAGAGTCCGAATTTCGTTTACACGAACGTGATGAATCCCCGGTTGAAACTGTTATTGAAAAATTCCCGGTTAAGCGACGACTTGACCCTGCGTTTTTCAGATCATAGCTGGCATGAATGGCCTCTTACGGCAGATAAATATGCCCGTTGGTTAAAAGATAGTACGCGGGATAGCGAGATCGTGAATTTGTTTATGAACTACGAGACGTTTGGTGAAAACCAATTGGCGGAAACCGGAATTTTCGAGTTTATGCGTTCTCTGCCTGAATACATATTCTCGACCACCGATTTTGAATTCCTGACCCCCGGTGAGGCGGTGAAAAAACATCAGCCGGTGGCTCCTTTGCATGTGCCTTACCCCATTTCTTGGGCGGATGAAGAAAAAGATATTACCGGGTGGCTGGGAAATGAATTGCAAAATGAAGCCTTTGAAGAGTTGTTCAAAATACAGCCTAAAGTGGAAGCATTAAATGATCCGGAGTTGAACGAAGACTACTCTCGCCTGCAGGCTAGCGACCATTTCTACTATATGCGGACGAAACTGTTCTCCGATAACGACTATCATCGTTATGTTTCACCTTATGAAACCCCGTACGAAGCATTCATAAACTATATGAATGTGCTGAGTGACTTTATAGCACGTGTGGAAGATATGGAAAAAATGCGTAATATCGCGAGCGACAACATCACCGAAGAAGAAAAAAGTCCAGAAAAAAAGAAACGGGCTCCTCGTGCAAAGAATGAGGGGAGTGCTGCGAAGACAACGAAAAGGTGA
- a CDS encoding glycosyltransferase family 4 protein — MRVLMFGWEFPPHIAGGLGTASYGLTKGLAKHGVKVMFVMPKAGGDEDQSVVKIINASDVEMMSEYSTLDEYWQNVNFMEIGSNLVPYLDPETFERTVTETIKTGEHSEHIVFRNKFQFSGKYGSNLMEEVARYAMVAGTIAAQQDFDIIHAHDWLTYSAGIVAKKVSGKPLVIHVHATEFDRSGENVNPQVFDIEKRGMEAADRVITVSNLIRNIVINRYGINPDKVVTVHNAVDFQTREDIEVDRGVKEKVVTFLGRITFQKGPEYFIEAANKVLKRYPNVRFVMAGSGDLFNRSVRRVAQLKIATKFHFTGFLRGDDVQKMFSYSDVYVMPSVSEPFGISPLEAMRAGVPTIISKQSGVAEVLKHSIKVDYWDVDALADAIYGLLTYPALGKMAGKEGLDEVNQLKWENAALKVENVYKDVLGM; from the coding sequence ATAAGAGTATTGATGTTTGGGTGGGAATTTCCACCGCATATTGCAGGGGGCTTGGGAACGGCCAGTTACGGGTTGACGAAAGGCTTGGCTAAACATGGAGTCAAAGTGATGTTCGTCATGCCGAAAGCCGGGGGTGATGAAGATCAAAGTGTCGTGAAAATCATTAATGCGAGTGATGTCGAAATGATGAGCGAGTATTCCACCTTGGATGAATACTGGCAGAATGTAAACTTTATGGAAATCGGTTCGAATCTTGTTCCTTATCTGGATCCGGAAACCTTCGAAAGAACGGTAACGGAGACGATCAAGACGGGCGAACATTCCGAGCATATCGTTTTTCGTAACAAGTTCCAATTTTCCGGTAAATACGGGAGCAACCTGATGGAAGAAGTGGCCCGTTACGCCATGGTGGCGGGGACAATAGCGGCACAACAGGATTTTGATATTATCCACGCGCATGACTGGCTGACCTATTCGGCCGGGATCGTGGCGAAAAAAGTTTCGGGAAAGCCGTTGGTCATCCATGTACATGCCACGGAATTTGACCGGAGCGGGGAAAATGTCAACCCGCAGGTGTTTGATATAGAGAAACGCGGCATGGAAGCTGCCGACCGGGTCATTACCGTGAGCAACCTGATACGAAACATCGTGATCAATCGTTACGGGATCAATCCGGACAAAGTGGTGACGGTTCATAATGCCGTGGATTTTCAAACGCGTGAGGACATTGAAGTTGATCGTGGCGTGAAAGAAAAAGTGGTTACTTTCTTGGGTAGAATTACATTCCAGAAAGGACCGGAATATTTTATCGAAGCGGCGAACAAGGTGTTGAAACGTTACCCGAATGTCCGATTCGTGATGGCCGGTAGCGGGGATTTATTCAATCGCTCGGTTCGACGTGTGGCACAGTTAAAAATCGCCACGAAGTTTCACTTTACCGGGTTCTTACGGGGTGATGATGTCCAGAAAATGTTCTCGTATAGTGACGTGTACGTGATGCCTTCCGTGTCCGAACCCTTCGGGATATCCCCGTTGGAGGCGATGCGTGCGGGGGTACCCACCATTATTTCCAAGCAGTCCGGGGTGGCGGAAGTCTTGAAACATTCCATAAAAGTAGATTACTGGGATGTTGACGCGCTGGCTGATGCCATATATGGGCTGCTGACTTATCCCGCTTTAGGCAAAATGGCCGGAAAAGAAGGATTGGACGAGGTGAACCAGTTGAAATGGGAGAATGCAGCGTTGAAAGTGGAGAACGTGTACAAGGACGTTTTGGGAATGTAG